Sequence from the Phycisphaerales bacterium genome:
CTCATCGTCGTCAATATCGCGGTCTTCCTCGCGATGTACCTCATGCCGGACCTCGGCAACCTGCTCTTCAAGTACGGCCACTTCTCAGCGTGGCATGTGCTGTGGCACACCGACGCGAACGGCAAACAGGGCGGCCTGGAGTTCTGGCGCTTCATCACCTTCCAGTTCGAGCACGCCGGCCTCATGCACATCCTGATGAACATGCTGGGGCTGTACATCTTCGGCGGCATGGTTGAGAGCTACCTCGGGCCGAAGAAGTACCTCGCTTTCTATTTGACGTGCGGCATCTTCGGCGGGCTGATGTACCTGCTGCTGAGCCTGGGCGGCTGGCTCGCGCCCAGGTTCCCGCTGTTCCTGATCTCCAATCCGGAGACGCCGCTGGTGGGCGCCTCCGCGGGCGTGTTTGGAGTGATTATGGCCTGCGCCAAGATCGCGCCCAACATGCAGGTCATGCTGATTTTCCCGCCCGTCCCCATGCGGCTGCGGACGATGGCGTACCTCTACGTCGGCATCGCAGTGGTATCGATCCTGTTCGAGGCCCGCAATGCCGGCGGCGAGGCCGCGCACCTGGGCGGGGCGATCGCCGGCGCGTTCTTCATCCGCAACTCGCACCTGCTGCGCGACTTCTTCGACGTGTTCAAGGACTCCCGCCGCACGCCGCCGCGCCCATCCAAGCGGTTCGCACAGGCCGCGCAGCCCGACCTCAGCCACGACCAGGAGGTTGACCGCATCCTGGCGAAGGTGAAAGCCCAGGGCGTGCACAGCCTGAGCGAACGCGAGAAGCGCATCCTCGCCCGCGACACCGAGGAGAAGAGGGCCCGCGGGTGAGTTCAGGCCCGCTCCAGTTCGAGGTCTTCCACCGCTCCACGACGTGCCACGCCCGCATCGGGCGCGTCACCACGCCTCACGGTTCTTTCGACACGCCCGCATTCATGCCGGTGGGCACCCGAGGCTCGGTCAAGGCCCTCTTTCCGCAGCACGTGACCGAGACCGGCGCCCAGATCGTTCTCAACAACACGTACCACCTGATGCTCCGCCCCGGGTCCGAGCTCATCCAGCAGCTCGGCGGCGTCCACCGGTTCATGAACTGGGCGGGGCCCATCCTCACCGACAGCGGCGGCTACCAGGCCTACTCACTCGCGGACACCAACAAGGTCGATGACGAGGGCGTCACCTTTAAGTCCATCATCGACGGCAAGTCCATCCTGCTCACGCCCGAGCTCGCCATGAAGGTGCAGAACGAGCTCGGGCCCGACATCATGATGGCCCTGGACGACTGCCCGCCGCCGGTCGATCCCAACATCGACGCGATGGACGCGGCCCAGCGCGCCCGCGTCATGGGCGCGGTCTCGCGCGACGCCAAGGCCGTAACGGTCACCGGCCCCGGCGGCGGGGCCCGCGCCCGCCGCTTCGACCATGCCACCCGCCTCGCGATCGCCAACGAGCGCACGGTCCGCTGGCTCGAGCGCTGCAAGCAGTCCCACGCCCGCCCCAGCGACCAGGCCCTCTTCGGCATCGTCCAGGGCGGCACCGACCTCGCCCGCCGTACCTGGTGCGCCGAGCAGGTCACCAACATCGACCTGCCGGGGTACGCCATCGGGGGCGTAGCGGTGGGGGAGCCGCCCGAGGCGATCGCGAAGGTCGTCCAGCACACGGCCCCGCTCCTCCCGGCCCACAAGCCCCGGTACCTCATGGGGGTGGGCTATGAGCGCGACATCCTCGTCGCCGTCATGGCCGGCGTGGACATGTTCGACTGCGTCCTGCCCACCCGAAACGGGCGGAACGCCAACGCATTCACCCGCACAGGGCAGATCCGGCTCAAGAACAACAAGTACGCCCTCGACCGCTTGCCCATCGAGCCCGGGTGCGACTGCCACGCCTGCGACCCCGCCCGCTACGGGTGGAAGACGCCGGACCAGCTCCCCTTTTCGAGGGCCTACTTACGGCACCTGTTCGCGGCCGGGGAGATGCTCGGGCCGATCCTCGTAAGCCTGCATAACCTACGCCACTACCAGCGATTCATGATGGACCTCCGGACGGCCATCAAGGACGAGGATTGGACCGGGCTGGTACAGCGTTGGCCGGTGCTCGCTTCGCCTTCCGAACCGGAAGCCGAGGCCTAAGCAGCACTTGCGACGCTTGGTCGCGTTTCAGGGGCCGCCCCGCTCCTTATTGAGCTTCCACACGGGCGGCAGAAAGCAGACGTCAATGACTCAGATGAACAGCAGCGGTTGGGGTACCTGGTCGGTTCTCGCGCAGACGGGCTCGCCCGCCCCTGCCTCCCCCTCGGCCGGGGCCGCCCCCGCGCCCGCCGCCCCTCAGAGCAACGCCGCCGCGCCCGCCTCGGGTACCACCACAACCCCCGGCGGAGCGACCGGAACCGGCCAGCAGCAGTCCCCCTTCGGCGGGACCTTCATGATCCTGATGCTGGTCATGGTGGGCGTCATGCTGCTCACCAGCATCATGGCCGGCAAGAAGGACAAGAAGAAGCGGGCCGAGCTGATGTCCAACCTCAAGAAGCAGGACAAGGTGCAGATGCTCGGTGGAATCATCGGGACGGTGGTCGAGATTGGCGACGACGACACCTTGGTGCTGAAGGTGGAGGAAGGGCGCATCCGCTTCCACAAGAGCTCCGTGCAGGGGATCATCTCCAGTCGTGGCAAGGGTGATGCCTCAATCACGGAAGTGAAGGGCGAAGCCAAGGCCGCGACCGTCTAAACTCCCCTTCCTGCTGGTTTTCCGACGCACCCCCGCGCGCACCAATGTGCCGCCTTCCCTGGGCTCCTATGCGACAGCTTTACAAGACGCTCGTGATCGTGGTCGCCGTGATCTTCCTCGCGGTGTACGCCATCGTGCCGCCCGAGGAAAAGCTGCGGCTGGGCAAGGACCTGCGCGGCGGCGTCAGCCTCGTGTACTCGGTCGCCATGGGCCCCGGTGAGGACCCCAGGGAGGTCATCCCCAAGACCATCGAGGCGCTCAAGCGCCGCGTGGACCCTGACGGCCTCATGGAAATCGCCATGGTGCCGGTGGGCGACGACCGCATTGAGATCACGATGCCGCTGCCCAGCGACCGCGTGAAGGAGCTCAAGCGCGCGTTCGAGAGCAAACTCGTCGCGCTCGGGCAGAACCGTCTGTCAGATTCGCGGATCGACCAGGTCATGCGCCTGGCCCCCGCCGAGCGTGATGCCGAGATCGCGAAGCTCAGCGAGGGCAACGCCAACCGCGCTCGCCTGCTCCGCGAGATCGCCGCCGCCTACGACGAGGTGACGGTCAAGCAGGCGCAGCGGGCCGAGACGCAGGACCCTGAAGCGCAGCGCCGCCTGATCTCCGAGATCGCCGCGGCCGAGATCAAGCTGGATGAGCTCCGCGAGCACGTGCTCAAGACGGTGCTCTCGCCCGAGGACATCCGTCGCGTGGTGCAGGCCTCGACGGTGTCGAAGACCATCACCAGCGGCGGCCAGCCTGTCGCTCTCCCCAGCCCGCGCGAGACCGCCCAGAAGGAGCTGTACACCAGCCACCCCGAGGCCAAGGAGGAGATCGACGCGATCCTGGCCGCGTACGACGCCTACGCCGCGGAGCGCAAGACCCTCGACGATCCCAACGACCTGATCCGCATGCTCAAAGGTGCGGGCGTGCTGTCGTTCCGCATTACCGTTGACCCGCAGGGCGGGCGTGATGCCCGCCGCACGCACCCCGAGGAGCAGCGCCTCCGCGACGAGCTCCAGGAACGCGGCCCGCGCAACGTCCGCTCCGACGACACCCGCTGGCTGAAAATCAACCAGCTCGACGGCTGGATCAACAGCAAGGAAGACCTCGACCGCCTCCTCGAGGACCCGGTCAACAACGCCCGTGCGTACTTCGCCGAGCGCGGGTACGTGGTGGAGTTCCGCGGCGGCGAGTACTGGATGCTGTGCTTCGACACCCGCAGCACCACCTTCATCCCCAACCAGGGTGAAGGCGTTGCCGGCGCTCGCGTGACCCCGGACGACCTGGGCCGCAACGCCATCGGTTTCACCATGACCCCGGCTGGCGGCAAGCGGCTGGACGAGCTCACCCGCAACCACGTCAACGACAACATGGCCGTGGTGCTCGATGACGAGGTCTACACCGCGCCCAACCTGATGAATGCCATCAGCACCAACGGCATCATCCAGGGTGACTTCAGCGACGAGGAGATCGACTACATCCGGCGCGTGCTCTCGGGCGGCTCGCTCCAGGCCAAGCTTTCCCCCGAGCCCATCAGCATCAGCTCCGTCGGCCCGCAGCTGGGCGCCGACAACCTGCACCGCGGCCTCCGCGCCGGTGTGATCTCCATGATCATCACCGCCGGTTTCATGGTTGCGTACTACTGGGGCCTGGGCCTCATCTCGGTCTTCTCGCTGCTGATCAACGCCCTGCTCGTGCTCGCCATGATGGCCATGAGCAGCGCGGCCTTCACGATGCCCGGCATCGCCGGCGTGATCCTCACCTTCGGCATGGCCGTGGACAGCAACGTGCTGGTATTCGAGCGCATCCGCGAAGAGCTCCAGCGCGGCGCCGACATGAAGACCGCCGTGCGGCTGGGCTTCGACAAGGCCCTGTCATCGATCGTCGACGGCAACGTCACGAACCTCATCGTCTGCATTGTGCTCTACTACACCGGCACGCCCGAGATCCGCGGCTTCGCGGTGACGCTGGGCATCGGCGTGGTGGCCACGCTGTTCGCAGCCCTCACCGCGACGCGCCTGCTGATGAACCTGCTGCTGCTGGCCGGCTGGCGCAAGGCCCCGATGCTGGCGACGACCGTCCCCGGCGTGCAGAAGGCGCTCACGCCCAAGATCCAGTGGCTCAAGTACCGCTACGTCTTCTTCACCATCTCCGCGATCTACGTGGCGGTGGGCCTGGGGATGGTGTTCTTCCAGGGCAAGAAGATGCTGGACAACGAGTTCCTGGGCGGCACCCAGGTCACACTCCAGTTCAAGCAGCAGCCCGGCAGCGAAGAGCGCGTCACCCTCGAGCGGCCGAAGGTCGTCGAGATGGTTCAGGCGATTGGTGAGTCGGCCCCGCAGAACGACGAGCTCCGCCGCCTGGCGTTCGCCGAGGTGCTCCCCATCAACCCGCGCGAGGACGGCGTCAGCTCCGACCGCTTCGAGATCAAGACGGTCGCCACCAACTCCCGCGCGGTGTTGGACGCTATCGTCGCCAAGTTCGCTGATTACCTGGATTCGAAGCCGCGCCTCGCCTTCGCCGGGTTCGAG
This genomic interval carries:
- the secD gene encoding protein translocase subunit SecD; protein product: MRQLYKTLVIVVAVIFLAVYAIVPPEEKLRLGKDLRGGVSLVYSVAMGPGEDPREVIPKTIEALKRRVDPDGLMEIAMVPVGDDRIEITMPLPSDRVKELKRAFESKLVALGQNRLSDSRIDQVMRLAPAERDAEIAKLSEGNANRARLLREIAAAYDEVTVKQAQRAETQDPEAQRRLISEIAAAEIKLDELREHVLKTVLSPEDIRRVVQASTVSKTITSGGQPVALPSPRETAQKELYTSHPEAKEEIDAILAAYDAYAAERKTLDDPNDLIRMLKGAGVLSFRITVDPQGGRDARRTHPEEQRLRDELQERGPRNVRSDDTRWLKINQLDGWINSKEDLDRLLEDPVNNARAYFAERGYVVEFRGGEYWMLCFDTRSTTFIPNQGEGVAGARVTPDDLGRNAIGFTMTPAGGKRLDELTRNHVNDNMAVVLDDEVYTAPNLMNAISTNGIIQGDFSDEEIDYIRRVLSGGSLQAKLSPEPISISSVGPQLGADNLHRGLRAGVISMIITAGFMVAYYWGLGLISVFSLLINALLVLAMMAMSSAAFTMPGIAGVILTFGMAVDSNVLVFERIREELQRGADMKTAVRLGFDKALSSIVDGNVTNLIVCIVLYYTGTPEIRGFAVTLGIGVVATLFAALTATRLLMNLLLLAGWRKAPMLATTVPGVQKALTPKIQWLKYRYVFFTISAIYVAVGLGMVFFQGKKMLDNEFLGGTQVTLQFKQQPGSEERVTLERPKVVEMVQAIGESAPQNDELRRLAFAEVLPINPREDGVSSDRFEIKTVATNSRAVLDAIVAKFADYLDSKPRLAFAGFENPADRAPAYPIEKPTLGANLADPRLASLRTDVSDVIGGVAIVLRDLSSASADRPVTLADLQERLRSGRLTERFSDTLARKWRIYAVEGTDSNVKTAVLVVADEGSGFFENQGKWEADLRNREWQLVQESLTQTSTPASVNSFSPTIADTFKTQAVTAVLLSFLFIGIYIWIRFKQPRYAMAAIVALVHDVLTVLGLLALAEILYENPATHGFAQSIGLLPFKINLNTVAALLTIAGYSLNDTVVVMDRIRENRGKLPYATAQVINDSINQTFSRTIITGGTTIVSCFLLYSIGGEGVRAFAFALATGMIIGTYSSVAVAAPIVWSRKSDKLPPSPGQSTGGSRRELQAAGR
- the yajC gene encoding preprotein translocase subunit YajC; this translates as MTQMNSSGWGTWSVLAQTGSPAPASPSAGAAPAPAAPQSNAAAPASGTTTTPGGATGTGQQQSPFGGTFMILMLVMVGVMLLTSIMAGKKDKKKRAELMSNLKKQDKVQMLGGIIGTVVEIGDDDTLVLKVEEGRIRFHKSSVQGIISSRGKGDASITEVKGEAKAATV
- a CDS encoding rhomboid family intramembrane serine protease, producing METADPMGIYDRQYYQDNRGQFARLSGWSVNTWLIVVNIAVFLAMYLMPDLGNLLFKYGHFSAWHVLWHTDANGKQGGLEFWRFITFQFEHAGLMHILMNMLGLYIFGGMVESYLGPKKYLAFYLTCGIFGGLMYLLLSLGGWLAPRFPLFLISNPETPLVGASAGVFGVIMACAKIAPNMQVMLIFPPVPMRLRTMAYLYVGIAVVSILFEARNAGGEAAHLGGAIAGAFFIRNSHLLRDFFDVFKDSRRTPPRPSKRFAQAAQPDLSHDQEVDRILAKVKAQGVHSLSEREKRILARDTEEKRARG
- a CDS encoding tRNA guanosine(34) transglycosylase Tgt; amino-acid sequence: MSSGPLQFEVFHRSTTCHARIGRVTTPHGSFDTPAFMPVGTRGSVKALFPQHVTETGAQIVLNNTYHLMLRPGSELIQQLGGVHRFMNWAGPILTDSGGYQAYSLADTNKVDDEGVTFKSIIDGKSILLTPELAMKVQNELGPDIMMALDDCPPPVDPNIDAMDAAQRARVMGAVSRDAKAVTVTGPGGGARARRFDHATRLAIANERTVRWLERCKQSHARPSDQALFGIVQGGTDLARRTWCAEQVTNIDLPGYAIGGVAVGEPPEAIAKVVQHTAPLLPAHKPRYLMGVGYERDILVAVMAGVDMFDCVLPTRNGRNANAFTRTGQIRLKNNKYALDRLPIEPGCDCHACDPARYGWKTPDQLPFSRAYLRHLFAAGEMLGPILVSLHNLRHYQRFMMDLRTAIKDEDWTGLVQRWPVLASPSEPEAEA